A stretch of the Ptychodera flava strain L36383 chromosome 18, AS_Pfla_20210202, whole genome shotgun sequence genome encodes the following:
- the LOC139117783 gene encoding putative uncharacterized protein DDB_G0277255, translating to MSHRPYGNCDDNTASESDHDDEGREKDHHNELIMQRAQQPKKQYIRLRKNVMMVKSTWDFPWGEEIGDSEENSHSNVNSDPSRGSSSSSSSSSSSSSSSSSSSSEENSCSNLNSDSSHDSSSSSSSSCSCSSYDSNYLGTQSFNDKLQTLINQYTPHSPLNTDDSVNSKDSPTPEYPRIQCKMADSYCK from the exons ATGTCTCATCGGCCGTACGGGAACTGTGAT GACAACACTGCCTCTGAGagtgatcatgatgatgaagGAAGGGAAAAAGATCATCATAATGAATTAATTAT GCAAAGAGCACAGCAACCAAAGAAGCAATATATCAGGCTGAGAAAAAATGTAATGATGGTGAAGAGTACATGGGATTTTCCTTGGGGTGAAGAAATTGGGGATAGTGAAGAAAACAGCCACAGCAATGTGAACTCAGATCCGTCACgcggtagtagtagtagtagtagtagtagtagtagtagtagtagtagtagtagtagtagtagtagtgaaGAAAACAGCTGTAGCAATTTGAACTCAGATTCTTCACAcgatagtagtagtagtagtagtagtagttgtagCTGTAGTAGTTATGACAGTAATTATTTAGGCACTCAAAGTTTCAATGACAAATTACAAACTCTAATCAATCAATATACTCCCCATTCCCCCTTAAATACTGATGATAGTGTAAATTCAAAGGATTCTCCCACCCCAGAATACCCAAGAATTCAATGCAAAATGGCAGATTCTTATTGCAAATAG
- the LOC139117856 gene encoding uncharacterized protein, translating into MPGPLSHFCVSASGDAALITVGSILRWWGSSINLTMDDKEWDDLCLTNSELDEVFGWADQYYGYTNASTLQPCYGTANGQPLYAPQNDDLNNESTLQLPRETTPVQCERTQPVPGSPRNYDPDPVSNKL; encoded by the exons ATGCCAGGGCCACTGTCGCATTTCTGTGTGTCAGCCTCGGGTGATGCAGCACTGATCACTGTTGGATCCATTCTCCGTTGGTGGGGCTCCTCCATCAACCTTACCATGGATGATAAGGAGTGGGATGATTTGTGTTTGACCAATTCTGAGTTGGATGAGGTGTTTGGATGGGCTGACCAGTACTATGGTTATACC AATGCGTCAACTTTGCAGCCATGCTATGGTACAGCCAATGGTCAACCCCTGTATGCTCCACAGAATGACGATCTTAAT AATGAGTCGACTTTGCAGCTCCCCCGAGAAACAACTCCCGTTCAATGCGAACGGACACAACCGGTACCGGGATCGCCGCGAAATTATGATCCTGATCCTGTAAGTAATAagttatga